The Carassius carassius chromosome 16, fCarCar2.1, whole genome shotgun sequence genome window below encodes:
- the nol8 gene encoding nucleolar protein 8 codes for MKRLYIGGLGHTVSEKDLKDRFGKFGDVSDVEIVTRKDENGAPLKTFGYININITDAEYKRCVGILNKSTWKGGTLLIQLAKESFLHRLAEERQQLVEKANTPKIVPQEKLVDSFKAAGVENFHMKAAVPGTEIPGHKDWVVSKFGRVLPVVNLKGKGKNKVFKYDPSKHCHNIKRLETVDDVTSVSKLTWEIKGGDDEISKKRRGEFPKQKTCPKKSKIDLSLFLSNLAQRNGMNAAATGNKNKVAIQQNGHSAAKTGKQKSVRVFDNDSDSEDEIRMLVAQEHLKKPKQTSTEDDDDNLEVVGDDFVVKSNVVWGGVEQDDVKTSLLTSKKDDEEYDSADTDEILTRRKTQTQVESAPVTQDSPTGSSKNQSASESDDGSDKADDDDDDDDDDDVSVDSDYEAMMGNCYRLDLSLADLEQLAKKAEVISDDESVEEPKGEAKTPSAPPKKTGNNPEDILAFLLGDDTPEKESKKKKNQVNTVSLPAFIGTKDLFGDPESSLKRVAQNVDGESPKRLKHDLKLKEQSIPGDMQSSNRRSQQKLSTLNIQTASRKLANKASISKEDSSSEESESSGDEEVFTSKTSSASQSVIPETELKTVSSNNSKTQVKPNQTKTSRSSSSDSSSEESESSEEEENEDSALTSKTPSVAQSVKTISKTKLKTVTSNNSKTPVKPKQTKSSSSDSSSEESQSSEEEDNAKALTSKTSLATHSARSIQGTGRKTVSSNISVKPQRSKTSRSSSSDSSREESETSDDEKSRTQTKDCKSSSLKNVQENVVSHQSVLHPTLIDAKKQQQDNQKRLAALEQRQKETEQQRKLIQGALSNMDVAKVNKSKHIVFDSDDDNEEEEEDKTTSRPEQPPTNLKKSLFEDDSGSDEDQQTSMSKEKNNKPGGSKLFDSEDEDDGSEDERFQIKPQFEGQAGQKLMELQARFGTDSRFQVDSRFLESDGEPEDQDEAAPEKDAENELLEEKKKSLDILQSILNTNIQPPNTRKGKMFKDVSSLHYDPTQEEHSAFEAKTEEPKKESKAARRKKRIEAEKLPEVSKDVYFDISVDLKEVFGTSKEIQDEKETVSWDKEEEDTGDLMKHMEVSFTSNVEANEDTSGGFKFSFFGEDTAAETTTKPDEYKIETVKGAKFSWQADPRFQDSSSDEEGVDEVEEDQSASNEITEEPTTSKKTFFFFYQNDERLKEGPGMFCRSVKLQDQRDAWEEKRTSLREECRKKHRDAKRRQRPSLKT; via the exons ATGAAGCGGTTGTACATCGGCGGTCTTGGTCACACAGTGTCCGAGAAGGACCTCAAAGACAGATTTGGAAAATTTGGGGATGTGTCAGATGTGGAAATCGTTACAAGGAAAGATGAGAATG GAGCTCCTCTGAAAACATTCGGCTACATCAACATAAACATCACAGATGCTGAATACAAAAGAT GTGTAGGCATCTTAAATAAATCCACATGGAAAGGTGGAACCTTGCTTATTCAGTTGGCAAAAGAAAGCTTTCTACACAG acttgcTGAGGAACGACAGCAGCTGGTTGAAAAGGCCAACACACCAAAGATCGTCCCTCAGGAGAAATTAGTGGATTCGTTTAAAGCGGCCGGCGTTGAGAATTTCCACATGAAAGCTGCCGTTCCAGGAACTGAAATTCCCGGCCATAAG GATTGGGTCGTGAGTAAATTTGGGAGGGTACTTCCTGTCGTGAATCTGAAGGGTAAAGGAAAGAACAAG GTCTTTAAGTATGATCCATCCAAGCACTGCCACAACATCAAGAGACTGGAGACTGTGGATGACGTCACGTCAGTGTCCAAGCTGACATGGGAGATTAAAGGGGGAGACGATGAAATTAGTAAGAAGAGGCGAGGGGAGTTTCCAAAGCAGAAAACGTGCCCCAAAAAATCCAAAATAGACTTGAGTTTGTTTCTTAGTAATTTGGCTCAGAGAAATGGAATGAATGCGGCTGCCActggaaacaaaaacaaagtggCGATCCAACAAAATGGACACTCTGCTGCAAAGACAGGAAAACAAAAATCAGTTCGTGTTTTCGACAACGACTCTGACTCTGAAGATGAAATCAGAATGTTGGTTGCTCAAGAACATTTGAAGAAGCCTAAACAGACGTCCACGGAGGATGACGACGACAACCTGGAGGTTGTGGGAGATGATTTTGTCGTCAAGTCTAATGTTGTCTGGGGTGGAGTGGAACAGGATGACGTGAAAACGTCCCTACTGACTTCAAAAAAAGACGATGAGGAATATGACTCTGCGGACACTGATGAAATACTCACTCGGAGAAAGACCCAAACACAAGTTGAATCTGCACCTGTTACTCAAGATTCCCCAACAGGATCCAGTAAAAACCAGTCCGCATCTGAATCTGATGATGGGAGCGATAAGgcagatgatgatgacgatgatgatgatgatgatgatgttagtGTTGATTCTGATTATGAAGCCATGATGGGAAACTGCTACCGTTTAGATCTTTCCCTAGCAGACTTGGAGCAGCTAGCTAAAAAAGCAGAGGTGATTTCAGATGATGAAAGTGTAGAAGAACCCAAAGGCGAAGCCAAGACCCCAAGTGCACCACCCAAAAAAACAGGCAATAACCCAGAAGATATTCTCGCTTTTCTTCTTGGAGACGACACCCCTGAGAAAGaaagtaagaagaagaagaatcagGTCAACACTGTCTCTCTTCCTGCTTTCATTGGAACGAAGGATCTCTTTGGAGATCCTGAATCAAGCCTGAAAAGAGTCGCCCAAAATGTAGATGGTGAATCTCCTAAAAGACTCAAACATGACCTGAAATTGAAAGAACAAAGCATCCCAGGAGATATGCAGTCTTCAAACCGTCGATCTCAACAGAAATTATCCACTTTAAATATACAAACAGCCTCAAGAAAACTTGCAAATAAAGCATCCATCTCAAAAGAGGACTCTTCTAGTGAAGAATCAGAAAGCAGTGGTGATGAAGAGGTCTTCACTTCTAAAACATCTTCAGCGTCACAATCAGTAATACCTGAAACCGAACTAAAGACTGTTAGCTCTAACAATTCAAAGACTCAAGTCAAACCCAATCAGACGAAGACCTCCAGATCCTCCAGCAGTGACTCTTCTAGTGAAGAATCAGAAAGCAGTGAGGAAGAAGAAAATGAAGATAGTGCTTTGACTTCTAAAACACCTTCAGTTGCACAATCTGTAAAAACCATCTCTAAAACCAAACTAAAGACTGTTACCTCTAACAACTCAAAGACCCCAGTCAAACCCAAACAGACAAAGTCCTCCAGCAGTGACTCTTCTAGTGAAGAATCGCAAAGCAGCGAGGAAGAAGATAATGCTAAAGCCCTCACTTCAAAAACATCTTTAGCAACACATTCGGCAAGATCCATCCAAGGAACTGGACGAAAAACTGTAAGCAGTAATATCTCAGTCAAACCCCAGCGGTCAAAGACCTCCAGATCCTCCAGCAGTGACTCTTCTCGTGAAGAATCGGAAACTAGTGATGATGAGAAGTCTAGAACTCAGACAAAAGATTGTAAATCTTCCAGTTTAAAGAACGTTCAGGAGAATGTTGTTTCACATCAATCAGTTCTTCACCCAACTTTGATAGATGCCAAGAAACAACAGCAGGACAACCAGAAACGTCTTGCGGCACTGGAGCAACGACAGAAAGAAACCGAGCAACAGAGGAAACTCATTCAAGGTGCTCTGTCTAACATG GACGTGGCGAAAGTGAACAAAAGCAAACACATTGTGTTTGATTCTGATGATGataatgaagaagaagaagaggataaAACCACAAGCAGACCAGAACAACcaccaacaaacttgaaaaaaagccTCTTTGAGGATGATTCAGGATCTGATGAAGATCAACAAACGTCCATGTCCAAAGAAAAG AACAACAAGCCAGGTGGCAgcaaactgtttgacagtgaagATGAAGACGATGGTTCTGAGGACGAACGTTTCCAGATCAAGCCCCAGTTTGAAGGCCAAGCTGGACAGAAG CTCATGGAGCTGCAGGCCAGATTCGGAACCGATTCAAGGTTCCAGGTCGATTCTAGATTTCTGGAAAGCGATGGTGAGCCTGAAGATCAAG aTGAAGCGGCTCCAGAAAAAGATGCAGAAAACGAACTTCTtgaggagaaaaagaaaagtcTAGACATCCTCCAAAGCATCTTAAACACCAACATACAACCACCAAACACCAGAAAGGGCAAGATGTTCAA AGATGTTTCCAGTCTGCATTACGACCCGACACAAGAAGAGCACTCTGCTTTTGAGGCCAAGACCGAGGAACCGAAGAAAGAAAG CAAAGCGGCGAGACGAAAGAAACGCATAGAGGCTGAAAAACTCCCTGAAGTTTCTAAGGACGTTTACTTTGACATCTCAGTGGATCTGAAGGAGGTCTTTGGGACGTCTAAAGAAATCCAGGACGAGAAGGAAACCGTTTCATGGGATAAAGAGGAAGAAGATACAGGAGATCTAATGAAACACATGGAGGTTTCCTTCACTTCTAATGTAGAAGCAAATGAAGATACTTCAGGTGGATTCAAGTTCTCCTTCTTTGGGGAAGATACAGCTGCAGAGACGACCACCAAACCAG ATGAGTACAAAATCGAGACTGTAAAAGGAGCCAAGTTCTCTTGGCAAGCAGACCCTCGTTTCCAGGACAGCAGTTCAGACGAGGAAGGAGTGGACGAGGTTGAGGAGGACCAATCCGCTTCCAACGAAATCACTGa GGAACCGACAACATCAAAAAAgacctttttctttttctatcaAAATGATGAGCGGTTAAAAG AGGGGCCAGGAATGTTTTGTAGAAGTGTAAAATTACAGGACCAGAGGGACGCCTGGGAAGAGAAGAGGACGTCGCTCAGAGAG GAGTGTCGCAAGAAACACAGAGATGCCAAAAGGCGCCAGAGGCCTTCGCTAAAGACCTAA